In a genomic window of Anser cygnoides isolate HZ-2024a breed goose chromosome 26, Taihu_goose_T2T_genome, whole genome shotgun sequence:
- the DOK2 gene encoding LOW QUALITY PROTEIN: docking protein 2 (The sequence of the model RefSeq protein was modified relative to this genomic sequence to represent the inferred CDS: deleted 2 bases in 1 codon), with protein MVTSAAQEAGARAEHVEETEAADRTSQRRRARRRAGRGTRGEPPAPRRRGAGGARWARGAREDAPGWRMEEAVVKQGALYLQLQQTFGKKWKKFWGVLYRESSCSTARLELFEGSAPPAADKLRRSEGGRRLVKLSDCVHVAEASGDAGCPKDTVPFLLETTDKRYLLAAESSETAGWVLRLCELAFPRSREEQAAGKDGQPGSLGADGEFSMEENSLYSSRDKAGLEKEFEVMVRATESSERCRLWGRFVLRAGEEALELRDLQTREILYSWPYRFLRRFGRDKVTFSFEAGRRCASGEGNFEFETRQGNEIFQVIESAIEAQRGRGAEEPRWGGPGDDGPRPRAQAKVPNWTQGHEEPGGEPHGGGGSGGTAKCLYAQPCNSLHRAAPSGAGKALEKGRRQDAPAKAAAESEYAVPFDTIAKSLMGRQLGGLLRGPEEAPDPLYDSIHEAGARPPLPRSSAAKPEHIYDEPEGLCAHTVYDEPEEVKGEAWRLQAAPEEPSGHEYPYNPQRDDYAVPKRAVPLRQPFVAQGKEWLGDTEYDNVVLKFAKKRNLQ; from the exons ATGGTAACATCGGCGGCACAGGAAGCCGGAGCGCGAGCTGAGCATGTGGAGGAAACAGAAGCAGCCGACCGCACGTCACAGCGGCGCAgagcgcggcggcgggcgggcaggggcaCACGGGGGGAACCGCCAGCCCCACGCAGGAGGGGTGCCGGGGGAGCCAGGTGGGCGAGGGGGGCGAGGGAGGATGCTCCTGGCTGGAGGatggaggaggcggtggtgaAGCAGGGCGCGCTctacctgcagctgcagcagactTTTGGGAAG aaatggaagaaattctgGGGCGTTTTATACCGGGAAAGCTCCTGCTCCACCGCCCGCCTGGAGCTCTTCGAGGGCTCGGCGCCGCCGGCGGCCGACAAGCTGCGGAGGAGCGAGGGCGGCAGGCGGCTGGTGAAGCTGAGCGACTGCGTGCACGTGGCGGAGGCGAGCGGCGACGCCGGCTGCCCCAAGGACACCGTCCCCTTCCTGCTGGAGACCACCGACAAGCGCTACCTGCTGGCTGCTGAGAGCTCCGAGACGGCCGGCTGGGTGCTGAGGCTCTGCGAGCTCGCCTTCCCG aggagcagggaggagcaggcagcGGGGAAGGATGGGCAGCCGGGCTCGCTGGGCGCCGACGGCGAGTTCTCCATGGAGGAAAACTCCTTGTACAGCTCCCGGGACAAAG CTGGCTTGGAGAAGGAGTTCGAGGTGATGGTGAGGGCCACCGAGTCCTCCGAGCGCTGCCGCCTCTGGGGCCGGTTCGTCCTGCGAGCAGGGGAGGAAGCCCTGGAGCTGCGGGACCTCCAGACCAGGGAAATCCTCTACAGCTGGCCCTACCGCTTCCTGCGGCGCTTCGGCCGGGACAAG GTGACCTTCTCCTTCGAGGCCGGCCGGCGGTGCGCCTCCGGCGAGGGCAACTTCGAGTTCGAGACCCGGCAAGGCAACGAGATCTTCCAGGTGATCGAGTCGGCCATCGaggcgcagcggggccggggcgccgAGGAGCCGCGGTGGGGCGGCCCCGGGGACGATGGCCCGCGGCCG CGCGCCCAAGCCAAGGTGCCCAACTGGACGCAGGGCCACGAGGAGCCCGGCGGCGAGCcccacggcggcggcggcagtgGCGGCACCGCCAAGTGCCTCTACGCCCAGCCCTGCAACTCCCTCCACCGCGCCGCCCCCTCGGGCGCCGGCAAGGCgctggagaagggcaggaggcaggacgCCCCGGCCAAAGCGGCGGCCGAATCCGAATACGCCGTGCCCTTCGACACCATCGCCAAGTCCCTGATGGGCAGGCAGCTCGGCGGCCTCCTCCGCGGCCCCGAGGAGGCTCCGGACCCGCTCTACGACAGCATCCACGAGGCGGGCGCgcggcccccgctgccccgctCCTCCGCCGCCAAGCCCGAGCACATCTACGACGAGCCCGAGGGTCTGTGCGCCCACACCGTCTACGACGAGCCCGAGGAGGTGAAGGGGGAGGCGTGGAGGCTGCAGGCGGCCCCGGAGGAGCCCTCGGGCCACGAGTACCCCTACAACCCGCAGCGGGACGACTACGCCGTGCCCAAGCGTGCCGTCCCGCTCCGGCAACCCTTCGTGGCGCAGGGCAAGGAGTGGCTCGGGGACACCGAGTACGACAACGTGGTCCTCAAGTTCGCCAAGAAGAGGAACCTGCAGTGA